GGGTTGACCTGCATGCATTCATTCACCCTGCCAAAGCAGTAGGAGGGGATTTATATGATTATTTCATGATGGATTCGGAGCATTTGTTTTTCATGATCGGCGACGTGTCGGACAAAGGCGTTCCGGCTGCGCTGTTTATGGCAATTTGTAAAGCGATATTTAAAAGTCAGTTTTCAAACCGGAATGACGATAATATTTGTGAAAAGGTAAAAATCGTCAATCAGTTTTTAAGCGAGGATAATTCCACTTACATGTTTGTGACAGCATTTGTTTGCATTATGAATGTCAAAACCGGAGTGGTTGAGTATGTAGATGCGGGGCACGAGCCACCTATTGTGATACGAGCCGACGGAAGTACGGAGCTGATCCCAAAGCAGGGAGGTATGGCGCTGTGTTTCGACCCCTCTTTCGAATTTGAATCGCGTTCCTTCCAACTTAACAAGGGGGATAAATTTGTACTTTATACCGATGGGGTTACCGACGCCAATAACCTGGCAGGCTCGCGTTACGGGCTGCACTTTTTACAGGATTTCTTCACTACGGGAGAAGGGGCCGCCAAAGAGACTGCGCGGGAAATGAACGAATCGACGCTCGACAGTCTGATCGAATTTATCGGCGCCGCGAATCAGTTTGACGATATCACGATGCTTTCATTGCGGTATTTGGGAAATTAAAGGAAAAAAACAAAAGAGCTTAACAGATTAACTGCTAAGCTCTTTTGCCGACCGGGTTACTCCCAATCCAGGAGCAAAAGTAAAGAAAGCGAGCGTATTCGCAAACAAAATCATACTTAATACAAATTAGCAACCGGCTGATGACGTATGAGCGCGAGTCGATATACGTCACGGTAGTAACGCATTAACTCGGTCCAGCAGAGTGTGTCCGAAATGTGTTTTGGCAAGTTGACCCGCGGGATGTACTGATCCTGTTCGAAATTTTCGACAAAACTTGAAAGCAGACCGGTCAGCGTGCTTACTGACTCTTCATCCGAATGGTAACGCCGGTGAAGCATCTGAATACCCTCCTCGTTTTCAGGCGGTATTACAGATTGAATATACCGCCCAAATCCAGACAAGTCACTCGTAATCACCGGCGTTCCGTGCATTGCTGCCTCCATGGGCGCATATCCCCAGGGTTCATACAGCGATGGAAAAACACCCAGGTGGCAACCTCTGACAAATTCGAGATAATCCATTGAGAGCAGAGAGGTCGTCTGGTCAATAAAATCCGGGTGGTAAATGACTTTCACTTTGTCGGTTTCACTATTAGTCAGCTTTGACCGGTGCAAATAATCGACGATTTGGTCCGGTTCTTCGAGCAGATGAGTTACGGCAGGCGGCGGGCCTTCCCTGCGAAACTGCGCTTTTGCCTGTCGCCAGGTCACATGCAGCTCGTCGTCGACGAGCTCATTGAGGTTTGGAAGCGCGGCACTTTTGACTCCCGTCACACTTGAATACAATTGAGGCCCCAGCTTTTTACTGATCTCCCGGCAAATCTTCTGCAAATCCTGAAACCGCTTTTTCGATTCCAGAATATCGGGTTTGATATGAATAAATGGCCGTTTTGTGATAATAAAAAAGACCACTGAAACCTCAGACCCCGATGCGATCAGCTGCTCGTTCAGCCGCTCAACGGCCTTCATGGTAATATCGAAACCTTTGTTATAGTACTCAAACCTTCCGGAAGTGAAGAAATACAGCGTTTTTTCCGTCTTGTACGGATAACTTGGATTAATGAGCGATTTGACGAAAGCGTCAATTTTCTGACGGTGAAGGAGGTGTTTTTCAAAAACCTCATGACCCGCACCAGGCTTTTTATGAACACCGTTCCGTATAATGTAGTCCGGTAGTCTCCCGAAGAAAAACTCACATTCTCTGGAAGTGATCTCGCTATTGGTTACCAGTACGTTAGCTTCCCTTGCTATTGTTCGTTCAATGCCAACACGGCCTTCTATTCCATATTCGAAAGACTTATTCTCCCAGTCGTAATCCGGAATCTGCTGAAAATAATTTCTTTCGTTTGCAGCCAGGTACCTTCCCAGTAAAGTGGCGTGTGCATTGAAAATCGTAGCGATCCTGACTTTTTCGAAATGCAGATCGGGTAGTCCGCTGGCGGATACCCATTCGTGGAAGTGCGCGATCACATCCTGTTCCATGCTCAGCAAGCTGACCATTTTTGTCAAAATCATTCTGGTGATCTCGCCAAAAGCAAGCACTTCGTCCCGGAAACCGTCCGTGCGGATGGAAGAGATACCGTATCGCTGCCAAAAGCGGGATTTGACTTCATCGGCATAATCCGTATCCAGGACCGGTTTGATGAGCAAGACCTTCGGCCGGGCGTCTTCCAGCATCCAGTATCCGTAATGGACTTCAAATCCCAGATTCCGTACATACCTAACTGCCTCGGACAGCTGCGTATTGTCGATCTCGCTAACGGGCCTGAAATGTGTTTTTGCTTTGTCGGCGAAATATGGTCCTATTAACAGATATCTGTCGCCATATGTATCCAGCATCGTCGGAATTTTTGACCTGATGTAGGTAAAAAGTCCGCCGATCTGATTACAAACTTCCCACGAAATTTCAAACAGAAGCGTTTCCGGTCTCAAAGTTGTGAAGGGGTTGTTGAGTAATGTCGCCTGCATGGAGCAGGATAATTCAAATAAAAATAGGCACTTGGCAAAGTCAACGCCCGGGATACTTTTTTAAGCAGAAAAAACGGGGACTGAAACTGACAAATCCACTATTGAGCTGATAATTGTGTTTTTGGTGCAACGTTTTGTTGAAATACATATATATTCGGAACCATAACCCTTTTTTATTAAATAGATGAGCAAAAGCCATGCTTCATTCCGCGTAGAGTCCATCGACGTTTTCCGGGCTCTGACCATGTTTCTGATGATTTTTGTAAATGATTTCTGGACCCTGGAGGGAGTGCCGCAATGGATGCAGCACAGCAAAGGAAGTGATGATGCAATGGGACTTTCCGATGTAGTGTTTCCCTGTTTCCTGTTTATCGTCGGGCTGTCGATCCCATATGCGATTTCGAACAGGCGGAGAAAAGGCGACGGTGATGGTATCATCCTCTTCCACATTCTGGAACGCACATTCGCGTTGCTTTTAATGGGTATTTATATTGTGAACCTGGAAAATGCGGTGAGCAGTGGAATGTCTGTCAGTAAGTATGTCTGGCAGATCGGAATGGTTGTCGCTTTTTTCCTGATATGGAATGTCTACAAAGGAAATGATGTCCGCTTCACGAGCATGAAAATCCTGGGTTTTATAATTCTTGCAGCGCTGGCTGTATTGTACAAGGGTGGCGATCCTGCAAACCCTTCTTCGATGGGAACGCATTGGTACGGTATCCTGGGGTTGATTGGCTGGTCCTACCTGATCTGTGCGGTAGCATATTTTTTTATGGGTGACCATATCGCGCTGGTGGTTTCCGGCTGGATTTTCCTGGTTTTGTTCAACCTGGCTGAGTTTGCAGGCATGCTGGGATTTCTTGACCACATTCGGGGAAATATCTGGATTGTGGGAAGCGGTTCGATGCCTGCCTTTACCATGGCCGGCGTAACTGCTTCGGTTATCTACCGGGATTTAGCCGGAAAATCAGGTGGAAGCCAGAAGTACATTCTGATTTTATTGGTACTCGGGACTCTCGCAGTCGTTTATGGTTTTGGCACGCGGCCGTTTTGGGGTATTTCAAAAATTCGTGCAACTCCCGCCTGGGTCGGTATTTGCAGCGGAATCAGTTTTTTTGCGTTTGCATTTATGTACTGGCTCGTGGATTTGAAAAAAAGCAAGCATTGGGCAAGCATATTGAAACCGGCGGGAACCGCTACATTAACCTGTTATCTGGTTCCCTATCTCTGGTATGCGATCCTGGCGCTACTCACTTTCAGCCTGCCGCTTTACTTACGCACCGGATTGATCGGATTGATCAAATCACTTTGCTTCTCTTTGCTCGTTATTATTGTCACCGGTTTGCTTACCCGAATAGGTATCCGGCTGAAAATCTAGCCAGGTCAAC
This Dyadobacter sp. UC 10 DNA region includes the following protein-coding sequences:
- a CDS encoding PP2C family protein-serine/threonine phosphatase produces the protein MAIRILSVDDEQDMEMLILQLFRKQIRDKKYEFVFANNGVEALQKLEETEDITLILSDINMPGMDGLTFLSKINEKQNPLLKAIMVSAYGDMDNIRTAMNRGAFDFVTKPVNFEDLEITISKTVEHIEMLANLERGREQLIAIQNDLSVAREIQLSMLPKTVPANIGKAGVDLHAFIHPAKAVGGDLYDYFMMDSEHLFFMIGDVSDKGVPAALFMAICKAIFKSQFSNRNDDNICEKVKIVNQFLSEDNSTYMFVTAFVCIMNVKTGVVEYVDAGHEPPIVIRADGSTELIPKQGGMALCFDPSFEFESRSFQLNKGDKFVLYTDGVTDANNLAGSRYGLHFLQDFFTTGEGAAKETAREMNESTLDSLIEFIGAANQFDDITMLSLRYLGN
- a CDS encoding glycosyltransferase, with the protein product MQATLLNNPFTTLRPETLLFEISWEVCNQIGGLFTYIRSKIPTMLDTYGDRYLLIGPYFADKAKTHFRPVSEIDNTQLSEAVRYVRNLGFEVHYGYWMLEDARPKVLLIKPVLDTDYADEVKSRFWQRYGISSIRTDGFRDEVLAFGEITRMILTKMVSLLSMEQDVIAHFHEWVSASGLPDLHFEKVRIATIFNAHATLLGRYLAANERNYFQQIPDYDWENKSFEYGIEGRVGIERTIAREANVLVTNSEITSRECEFFFGRLPDYIIRNGVHKKPGAGHEVFEKHLLHRQKIDAFVKSLINPSYPYKTEKTLYFFTSGRFEYYNKGFDITMKAVERLNEQLIASGSEVSVVFFIITKRPFIHIKPDILESKKRFQDLQKICREISKKLGPQLYSSVTGVKSAALPNLNELVDDELHVTWRQAKAQFRREGPPPAVTHLLEEPDQIVDYLHRSKLTNSETDKVKVIYHPDFIDQTTSLLSMDYLEFVRGCHLGVFPSLYEPWGYAPMEAAMHGTPVITSDLSGFGRYIQSVIPPENEEGIQMLHRRYHSDEESVSTLTGLLSSFVENFEQDQYIPRVNLPKHISDTLCWTELMRYYRDVYRLALIRHQPVANLY
- a CDS encoding DUF5009 domain-containing protein — its product is MSKSHASFRVESIDVFRALTMFLMIFVNDFWTLEGVPQWMQHSKGSDDAMGLSDVVFPCFLFIVGLSIPYAISNRRRKGDGDGIILFHILERTFALLLMGIYIVNLENAVSSGMSVSKYVWQIGMVVAFFLIWNVYKGNDVRFTSMKILGFIILAALAVLYKGGDPANPSSMGTHWYGILGLIGWSYLICAVAYFFMGDHIALVVSGWIFLVLFNLAEFAGMLGFLDHIRGNIWIVGSGSMPAFTMAGVTASVIYRDLAGKSGGSQKYILILLVLGTLAVVYGFGTRPFWGISKIRATPAWVGICSGISFFAFAFMYWLVDLKKSKHWASILKPAGTATLTCYLVPYLWYAILALLTFSLPLYLRTGLIGLIKSLCFSLLVIIVTGLLTRIGIRLKI